A region of Paenimyroides aestuarii DNA encodes the following proteins:
- the folE gene encoding GTP cyclohydrolase I FolE: MCKSDALHDDIGENHIGTSDYTPLRADAFSISDDEKIERIKKDVENILNTLGMDLTDDSLKGTPNRVAKMFVKEIFGGLNPEKKPSSSTFDNKYKYNEMLVEKNIVVYSTCEHHLLPIVGRAHVAYISNGKVVGLSKMNRIVDYYAKRPQVQERLTIQIVEELKRVLGTDDVACVVDAKHLCVNSRGIRDIESSTVTAEFSGAFKNETTRREFLDYIKLDTQF; encoded by the coding sequence ATGTGTAAATCAGACGCATTACACGATGATATAGGCGAAAACCACATTGGAACTAGCGACTATACACCTTTGAGAGCCGACGCTTTTTCTATTTCGGACGATGAAAAAATTGAACGAATCAAGAAAGATGTAGAAAATATTTTAAATACTTTGGGTATGGATTTGACCGACGATAGTTTGAAAGGTACTCCTAACCGTGTGGCTAAAATGTTTGTGAAGGAAATTTTTGGAGGATTGAATCCTGAAAAAAAACCTTCTTCATCTACTTTTGACAATAAATATAAGTATAATGAAATGTTGGTTGAAAAAAACATTGTGGTTTATTCAACCTGCGAGCATCATTTACTGCCAATCGTTGGGCGTGCGCATGTGGCATACATATCAAACGGAAAAGTGGTTGGTTTGTCTAAAATGAACCGCATTGTAGATTACTACGCAAAACGCCCACAGGTGCAAGAACGCTTAACCATTCAGATTGTTGAAGAATTAAAACGTGTGTTAGGAACCGACGATGTGGCTTGTGTGGTAGATGCCAAACATTTGTGTGTAAATTCCCGTGGTATTCGCGATATTGAAAGTTCAACTGTTACTGCAGAGTTCAGCGGTGCTTTTAAAAACGAAACAACCCGCAGAGAGTTTTTAGACTATATTAAATTAGATACGCAGTTTTAG